One segment of Paenibacillus rhizovicinus DNA contains the following:
- the spoIIE gene encoding stage II sporulation protein E: MAVKPKVVMFPGVQKTSFVQSALHRGLDRTGALRLASLIDSRKWTFILMAVGFLLGRAVILESLTPFAVAYFTVIYFLRRDLYLPVAVSIIAGSWFAVTPEPMWIAMELAVVYLLMKGLEAYERAELSYAPLLVFMATLLVRLFDVVIQSTLGWYELMMVGVEASLGFVLTLVFVQAIPVLTFTKKTSALKNEEIICLMIMMASIMTGAVGWAVQGLSIEHIMSRYMLLLFALVGGAPLGASVGVVAGLILSLADANAIVQMSLLAFAGLLAGLLREGGKMAVAFGMLLGASILSIYIGNQADVMNSTWESVIAAALLLLTPKSITRVISKYVPGTQEHVKSQHEYAKRVRDVTAQRVAQFSEVFRQLSRSFGQFGGTTEEKDRREETVGHFMNAAAERTCSSCHRKDQCWEGKFYDTYRMMTSMMTTVEEGRRVRPKEVPKEWSVHCIKSHEVLTVMQQQYELYQHDLKWRKQLNESRQLVAEQLSGVSQVMEDLAKEIQREGQQLHLQEEQIREALEGLGLSIQGIEVINLEEGNVEIEVYHTFGQGYDECRKIIAPLLSDILGEPIAVMSERLPEKDGGASLVVFGTAKAFEIETGVAGLAKGGDLLSGDSFSTVELGNGKFAVAISDGMGNGERAKQESSTALSILQQLLQSGMDEKLAIKSVNSVLLLRSSDEVFATVDVALIDMYSAKTTFMKIGSTPSFIKRGNEVIPISANNLPVGILQDIDIDLIRVQLQPGDTLIMMTDGIYDAPGYAVNKELWMKRIIHEIKTDNPQEIADTLLDTVVRHHKGDIVDDMTVVVARVDKHQPEWATFRWPGMTKVERPRTVS; the protein is encoded by the coding sequence ATGGCAGTCAAACCGAAAGTCGTGATGTTTCCCGGCGTGCAAAAGACAAGTTTTGTTCAGTCAGCTCTTCATAGAGGGCTGGACCGCACCGGTGCCCTTCGATTAGCCAGCTTGATCGACTCGCGCAAATGGACGTTTATTCTAATGGCCGTCGGATTTTTGCTAGGACGAGCCGTTATCCTGGAGTCATTGACCCCGTTTGCGGTAGCTTACTTCACAGTCATCTACTTTCTAAGACGGGATTTGTACTTGCCGGTAGCCGTTTCGATTATTGCCGGCAGCTGGTTCGCCGTCACGCCGGAGCCGATGTGGATCGCAATGGAGCTCGCCGTCGTCTACTTGTTGATGAAGGGACTGGAAGCCTACGAGCGAGCCGAGCTCTCTTACGCGCCGCTGCTCGTTTTCATGGCAACCCTGCTTGTCCGGCTCTTCGACGTCGTCATCCAGAGCACGCTCGGCTGGTATGAGTTGATGATGGTCGGCGTGGAGGCCTCGCTCGGATTCGTGCTCACCCTCGTATTCGTACAGGCTATACCGGTATTGACTTTTACGAAGAAGACTTCGGCGCTGAAGAACGAGGAAATCATCTGCCTCATGATCATGATGGCATCTATCATGACAGGCGCCGTCGGCTGGGCTGTCCAAGGCTTGTCGATCGAGCACATCATGTCGCGTTATATGCTGTTGCTGTTCGCCTTAGTCGGCGGCGCGCCGCTTGGCGCATCGGTCGGCGTCGTGGCCGGCTTGATCCTAAGCTTGGCGGATGCCAACGCGATCGTGCAGATGAGCCTGCTCGCCTTTGCCGGGCTGCTCGCCGGACTGCTTCGAGAAGGCGGCAAAATGGCCGTAGCCTTCGGTATGCTGCTCGGTGCCTCGATCCTCTCGATCTATATCGGCAATCAGGCAGATGTGATGAACTCCACTTGGGAGTCCGTCATTGCGGCAGCGCTGCTGCTGCTCACCCCCAAATCGATTACACGTGTCATATCCAAATACGTGCCAGGCACGCAGGAACATGTCAAATCACAGCATGAGTACGCCAAGCGCGTACGGGACGTGACGGCGCAGCGAGTTGCGCAATTCTCGGAAGTGTTTCGCCAGCTGTCCCGAAGTTTCGGGCAATTCGGCGGCACAACGGAAGAGAAGGACAGAAGGGAAGAAACCGTCGGCCACTTCATGAATGCAGCCGCGGAGCGGACATGCAGCTCGTGCCACCGGAAAGATCAATGTTGGGAGGGGAAATTCTATGACACGTACCGCATGATGACGAGCATGATGACTACGGTAGAGGAGGGACGACGCGTAAGACCGAAGGAGGTGCCGAAGGAGTGGAGCGTGCACTGCATCAAGTCGCACGAAGTGCTTACGGTGATGCAGCAGCAGTATGAACTGTATCAACATGATCTCAAATGGCGGAAACAGTTGAACGAATCGCGTCAGCTCGTGGCGGAGCAGCTTTCCGGCGTCTCGCAAGTCATGGAAGACTTGGCGAAGGAGATCCAACGGGAAGGACAGCAGCTGCACTTACAGGAAGAACAAATCCGAGAAGCGCTGGAGGGGCTCGGTTTATCGATACAGGGCATCGAAGTCATTAATTTGGAGGAGGGGAATGTTGAAATCGAGGTGTACCACACCTTCGGACAAGGCTACGACGAGTGCCGCAAAATCATTGCGCCGCTGCTATCCGATATTCTAGGCGAACCGATCGCCGTGATGTCGGAGAGGCTTCCGGAGAAGGACGGCGGGGCTTCGCTGGTCGTCTTCGGCACGGCAAAGGCATTCGAGATCGAGACCGGCGTAGCCGGACTCGCCAAGGGCGGGGACTTGCTGTCGGGAGACAGCTTCAGTACCGTCGAGCTTGGCAACGGCAAGTTTGCCGTAGCCATCAGCGATGGCATGGGCAATGGAGAGCGGGCGAAGCAGGAGAGCAGTACGGCGCTCTCGATTTTGCAGCAGCTGCTGCAATCCGGCATGGACGAGAAGCTGGCCATTAAATCGGTCAATTCCGTATTGCTGCTTCGCTCCTCGGACGAGGTGTTCGCGACGGTCGATGTCGCACTCATCGACATGTATTCGGCGAAGACGACCTTCATGAAAATCGGATCAACACCCAGCTTCATCAAGCGCGGGAACGAAGTGATTCCGATCTCGGCCAACAATTTGCCGGTAGGGATTTTGCAGGACATTGACATAGATCTGATTCGAGTACAATTGCAGCCGGGAGACACGCTCATTATGATGACCGACGGCATCTACGACGCGCCCGGATACGCGGTGAACAAAGAATTGTGGATGAAGCGCATCATTCACGAGATCAAGACCGATAATCCGCAGGAAATCGCCGATACGCTTCTGGATACGGTCGTGCGGCACCACAAAGGCGACATTGTGGATGATATGACGGTTGTCGTCGCAAGAGTAGACAAGCATCAGCCCGAGTGGGCGACATTCCGCTGGCCTGGCATGACCAAGGTCGAGCGTCCAAGGACGGTGAGCTGA
- a CDS encoding S1 domain-containing RNA-binding protein, with the protein MAIEVGAKLEGKVTGITHFGAFVDLSGGVTGLVHISEIADNYVKDVKDHLKLEDVVTVKVINVDKDGKIGLSIKQAIDRPEGSVPPQRERTGDRPGGFNRPSGGGGGGFNRTGAPGGGGDRGPGGGGFNRPSGGGGGGRPFNKAGGGKPAYGKPSFEDKVSRFLKDSEERMSSLKKNTESKRGGRGAKRV; encoded by the coding sequence ATGGCAATTGAAGTGGGCGCCAAGTTAGAAGGCAAGGTGACAGGCATTACGCATTTCGGAGCATTCGTCGATTTGTCGGGAGGTGTCACAGGGCTAGTTCACATCTCAGAGATTGCCGATAACTACGTCAAGGATGTTAAGGACCATTTGAAGCTGGAAGATGTCGTGACAGTGAAGGTCATTAATGTAGACAAAGACGGAAAAATCGGGCTTTCCATCAAACAAGCAATCGACCGGCCAGAAGGTTCTGTACCACCTCAGCGTGAGCGCACCGGAGATCGGCCAGGCGGCTTCAATCGTCCAAGCGGCGGCGGCGGTGGCGGGTTCAACCGTACAGGCGCACCGGGCGGCGGGGGAGATCGCGGACCAGGCGGCGGCGGATTTAATCGTCCAAGCGGCGGCGGTGGCGGCGGTCGTCCATTTAATAAAGCCGGTGGCGGCAAGCCTGCCTATGGTAAACCTTCATTCGAGGATAAGGTGTCGCGCTTCCTGAAAGACAGCGAAGAGCGTATGTCCTCCCTGAAGAAGAACACAGAATCCAAACGCGGCGGACGCGGAGCGAAGCGCGTTTAA
- a CDS encoding FtsB family cell division protein, giving the protein MAMANANPSSARTGTKRRLKIWLIFVTLFMGWALYTFVTQLQHQGKAEQKLAAAKLKINEATQQSEDLKLEVKRLNDPEYIGLKATQELGMVKKGERPIEVLQQP; this is encoded by the coding sequence ATGGCAATGGCAAACGCGAACCCATCGTCTGCACGCACGGGAACGAAACGCAGATTGAAGATTTGGCTGATATTCGTCACGCTTTTCATGGGCTGGGCGCTTTATACATTTGTAACGCAGCTGCAACATCAAGGAAAGGCCGAGCAGAAGCTGGCCGCAGCGAAATTGAAGATCAATGAAGCTACCCAGCAGTCCGAGGACTTGAAGCTTGAAGTGAAGCGGCTGAACGACCCGGAATATATTGGTCTTAAAGCGACGCAGGAGCTAGGCATGGTCAAGAAGGGCGAACGGCCGATCGAGGTTTTGCAACAGCCGTAG
- the yabQ gene encoding spore cortex biosynthesis protein YabQ, with product MSVSLSVQWWTMMTMLLSGIGMGIVFDGYRVVSDELRISRIWVPVFDLLYWIAATIAVFQVLSSSNHGEVRFYVFLGLILGIGCYYWLFSRITVSLVKLLIRTVRAITGFVIKTFELLIIKPLILFYRLAKLLVAFFRAFTMFLFKIVVQLVRPFWLLLSWMTKPIWKPAFRWWDKRVNPIITKWRVADRLKAGASAAAGLWQRWKNRKDSNKEE from the coding sequence GTGAGCGTAAGCTTAAGCGTTCAATGGTGGACCATGATGACGATGCTTCTCTCTGGGATCGGGATGGGCATCGTTTTCGACGGTTATCGCGTCGTGTCGGACGAGCTGCGAATCAGCCGCATCTGGGTGCCGGTCTTCGACCTGCTGTACTGGATCGCCGCCACGATCGCGGTCTTCCAAGTGCTGTCTTCCAGCAATCACGGCGAAGTGCGGTTCTATGTGTTTCTGGGGCTTATCCTCGGTATCGGGTGTTACTACTGGCTGTTCAGCAGAATCACCGTCTCGCTCGTGAAGCTGCTTATTCGGACCGTCCGTGCGATTACGGGGTTCGTGATCAAAACCTTCGAGCTGCTGATCATTAAACCGCTTATTCTATTCTATCGGCTGGCAAAGCTTCTAGTGGCCTTTTTCCGGGCGTTTACTATGTTCCTCTTCAAAATTGTGGTACAATTGGTTCGTCCGTTCTGGCTTTTGCTATCATGGATGACGAAACCGATTTGGAAACCGGCGTTTCGCTGGTGGGATAAGCGGGTAAATCCTATTATCACGAAGTGGCGGGTTGCGGACAGGCTCAAGGCCGGCGCAAGTGCCGCCGCAGGACTGTGGCAGCGTTGGAAGAATCGCAAGGATTCGAATAAGGAAGAGTAG
- the yabP gene encoding sporulation protein YabP, producing the protein MTEQGNKGQKRQEIKMLNRKILEITGVMNVESFDVEEFLLETELGFLAIRGQNLHMKHLSLEQGLVAIEGLVHSLTYLDGNTASKSKGLFGKIFK; encoded by the coding sequence ATGACGGAGCAAGGAAACAAAGGACAGAAGCGCCAGGAAATCAAAATGCTTAATCGCAAGATCCTTGAGATTACCGGCGTGATGAACGTGGAGAGCTTCGATGTGGAAGAGTTTCTGCTGGAGACGGAGCTGGGCTTCCTGGCGATTCGCGGACAGAATCTGCATATGAAGCATTTAAGCCTGGAGCAGGGGCTTGTCGCCATTGAAGGACTTGTCCATTCGCTTACGTATTTGGACGGCAATACGGCCTCGAAATCCAAGGGCCTGTTCGGGAAGATCTTCAAGTGA
- a CDS encoding RNA-binding S4 domain-containing protein, with the protein MRLDKFLKVSRLIKRRTVAKDVSDQGRVWINDREAKASSTVKAGDELKIQYGQKIVTVRIERIAETTKKDEASGMYTLLKEESRQSENKMDWQ; encoded by the coding sequence GTGCGTCTTGATAAATTTCTCAAGGTATCGCGTTTGATCAAGCGGCGTACCGTCGCGAAGGACGTGTCCGACCAAGGGCGCGTCTGGATCAACGACCGTGAAGCCAAGGCGAGCAGCACCGTCAAAGCCGGCGACGAGCTCAAGATTCAATACGGCCAGAAGATCGTCACCGTCCGCATCGAGCGGATTGCGGAGACGACCAAGAAGGACGAGGCTAGCGGGATGTATACCTTGTTGAAAGAAGAATCGCGCCAGTCCGAGAACAAGATGGATTGGCAGTAA
- a CDS encoding HU family DNA-binding protein: MNKTDLVNNIAAKSGLTKRDVEAVLNGFLGEVTDALAGGDKVQLIGFGTFETRKRSGRTGRNPQTGNPITIAESKVPAFKAGNKLKDAIK, from the coding sequence ATGAACAAAACGGATTTGGTGAACAACATTGCGGCAAAAAGCGGTTTGACGAAACGCGACGTTGAAGCTGTTCTGAACGGCTTCCTCGGTGAAGTAACTGACGCCCTCGCAGGCGGCGATAAAGTGCAATTGATCGGTTTCGGCACGTTCGAAACGCGCAAACGCTCCGGCCGTACGGGTCGCAACCCGCAAACCGGCAACCCGATCACAATTGCGGAATCCAAAGTTCCTGCATTCAAAGCCGGCAATAAACTGAAGGACGCTATTAAGTAA
- a CDS encoding bifunctional methyltransferase/pyrophosphohydrolase YabN — translation MQPTITVVGLGSGDADQLTLGVWRKLQETEHRFVRTDKHPMMRLFSEHNLTYDSFDSLYEQLDSFPDVYEAITNALIEQAKAKQSLIYAVPGHPMVAERAVQLLRERCPQHGITLNILGGESFLDQAFTRLGFDPIEGFQLLDAAELKPSLIRTELHTVIGQVYDAFTASDVKLTLMELLPDDYPVTIGHALGVPGEEQILTVPLYELDRTPGYGNLSLIWLPRSADDRLRNRSFERLHEIVAILRSPEGCPWDKEQTHQSIRKNFIEETYEAIEALDNDDPDGMREEFGDVILQVMLHSQMEEEVGAFSVYDVIQTLNEKLLFRHPHVFGDAAAGDSREALQNWEQMKAEEKRRKGIDPTNASQLDGIPPDLPALMKAYKIQKKAAKVGFDWDDIEPVLDKIAEELAELREAIEAKDADEQASELGDLLFAAVNAARFIHADPEEALARTNMKFKKRFSYIEEQLRISGRTFDQTDLTEMDRFWEEAKRLP, via the coding sequence ATGCAACCGACTATTACCGTCGTCGGCCTAGGTTCCGGCGACGCCGACCAGCTCACGCTCGGCGTGTGGCGCAAGCTGCAGGAAACCGAGCACCGCTTCGTGCGGACGGACAAGCATCCGATGATGCGGCTGTTCAGCGAGCATAACCTTACATACGATTCGTTCGATTCGCTTTACGAGCAGCTGGATTCCTTTCCGGATGTATACGAGGCAATCACCAATGCGCTTATTGAGCAGGCGAAGGCCAAGCAATCCCTGATCTACGCCGTTCCCGGCCATCCGATGGTCGCGGAGCGCGCGGTGCAGCTGCTGCGCGAGCGCTGCCCGCAGCACGGAATCACGCTGAACATTCTCGGCGGCGAGAGCTTCTTGGACCAAGCGTTCACGCGTCTGGGTTTCGACCCGATCGAGGGCTTCCAGCTGCTGGACGCCGCCGAGTTGAAACCATCCTTGATCCGTACCGAGCTGCATACCGTCATCGGCCAAGTGTATGACGCCTTCACGGCATCCGATGTCAAGCTGACGCTCATGGAGCTGCTGCCGGACGACTACCCCGTGACCATCGGCCATGCGTTGGGCGTTCCCGGGGAAGAACAGATTCTGACGGTGCCGCTTTACGAATTGGACCGGACGCCGGGCTACGGCAACCTATCACTCATATGGCTGCCGCGCTCCGCGGATGATCGGCTGCGCAATCGCAGCTTTGAACGGTTGCACGAGATCGTGGCGATCCTCCGCAGTCCCGAAGGCTGCCCGTGGGACAAGGAACAGACGCACCAATCCATCCGCAAGAATTTCATCGAAGAGACGTACGAAGCCATCGAAGCGCTCGACAACGATGATCCCGACGGCATGCGCGAAGAGTTCGGCGACGTGATTTTGCAGGTGATGCTCCACAGTCAGATGGAAGAAGAGGTCGGCGCGTTCTCGGTTTACGACGTCATCCAGACGCTTAACGAGAAGCTGTTGTTCCGCCATCCGCATGTGTTTGGCGATGCCGCAGCCGGGGATTCCCGGGAGGCGCTGCAGAATTGGGAGCAGATGAAAGCCGAGGAGAAGCGCCGCAAAGGCATCGATCCTACCAATGCCTCGCAGCTGGATGGGATTCCGCCTGACCTGCCTGCATTGATGAAGGCCTACAAGATTCAGAAGAAGGCGGCCAAAGTCGGCTTCGACTGGGACGACATCGAGCCGGTACTGGACAAAATCGCCGAAGAGCTCGCCGAGCTCCGCGAAGCCATTGAAGCCAAGGATGCCGACGAGCAGGCCAGCGAATTAGGCGATCTGTTGTTCGCGGCGGTCAACGCTGCGAGATTCATCCATGCCGACCCGGAAGAAGCGCTTGCCCGCACGAATATGAAATTCAAGAAGAGATTTTCATATATTGAGGAGCAGCTTCGTATAAGCGGCCGCACCTTTGACCAAACTGATTTAACAGAGATGGATCGTTTCTGGGAGGAAGCGAAGCGTCTTCCATAG
- a CDS encoding oligosaccharide flippase family protein — MLKQKPEERGGFAGGSGRSEFGGKAERNAAADGMTAGFTGESGHSDKFGNAAEERAASAVNGKAPEGRRPESGGGVSERVPETGVNERTAGTGVNGIADEFAESSGAVVRIAETEASRSVTGNRDGGRGPRMMKGAALMGIAMLISKTLGTLQKIPLQNIAGDRVFGIYNAVYPLYQLLLVMVTAGFPVAVSLLVAEREAAGDGDGSRRVLTASVWLLTAGGAASFLLLWTCSEQVAAWLGDDAAASAVRASALAFWVAPAMAAFRGYYQGRGQMLPSAVSQLSEQTVRVAGMLTLLLLGWQLGWSDERLAAGATAGSAIGGMAGLIVIAAYWLRERGAEGQRVGPAGQKYGQWQGQESGQTHGQEKGQGQERGQLQGQVKGQGQERDQSQGQVKSQGQELDQWQRQEQIPGQDRGPFNEPHAVEQERGLLPLMRRLALLAIPVTLGALAVPVLNVVDAFTVPRLLRGTGLGQDEAMSLFGLYSRGQPLVQLVVMVAGAMGGALVPALAGSRASGNAAAVRQQAALVMRAAWGIGAAAAFGLALLAEPINVMLYADDAGSRTFALVGCTALAGTVSALAAAVLQGLGAVRTPALLMLAAAVLKAAFNAAFVPAFGTAGAACAGIAALTAAALLGSAAVRRAAGAAVPARSAAGMGLALAIMAAALVLAERGGAPLLGLVLPPRAAAAALALGGTALGGALFAAAVLRFGGVTARELRALPGGDALAARLSRWRLLPKGA, encoded by the coding sequence ATGTTGAAACAAAAGCCAGAGGAGCGCGGGGGGTTCGCGGGGGGAAGCGGGCGTTCGGAGTTTGGTGGCAAGGCGGAACGGAATGCTGCGGCGGACGGAATGACTGCCGGGTTCACAGGGGAAAGCGGTCATTCGGACAAGTTCGGCAACGCAGCGGAAGAGCGGGCTGCGTCGGCCGTTAACGGGAAGGCGCCGGAAGGCAGGCGGCCGGAGTCCGGCGGCGGAGTGAGCGAGCGGGTGCCGGAGACGGGAGTGAACGAGCGGACGGCGGGGACGGGAGTGAACGGAATAGCGGATGAATTCGCGGAGTCCAGCGGCGCGGTAGTTCGGATCGCGGAGACGGAGGCAAGCCGAAGCGTTACCGGCAATCGGGATGGCGGCCGCGGTCCGCGGATGATGAAGGGCGCCGCTCTGATGGGCATCGCGATGCTGATCAGCAAGACGCTCGGCACGCTGCAGAAGATTCCGCTCCAGAACATTGCCGGCGACCGCGTGTTCGGAATTTATAACGCGGTTTATCCCCTGTATCAACTGCTGCTCGTCATGGTGACGGCTGGCTTCCCCGTGGCGGTTTCCCTGCTTGTTGCGGAGCGGGAGGCAGCCGGCGACGGGGATGGGTCGAGGCGCGTGCTGACGGCAAGCGTTTGGCTGCTGACAGCCGGAGGCGCGGCGAGCTTCCTGCTCTTGTGGACCTGCTCCGAACAGGTGGCGGCATGGCTCGGCGATGACGCTGCGGCATCTGCGGTAAGAGCTTCCGCGCTGGCGTTCTGGGTGGCGCCGGCCATGGCGGCGTTCCGCGGCTATTACCAAGGCCGCGGACAGATGCTGCCGTCCGCCGTCTCGCAGCTGTCCGAACAGACCGTGCGCGTTGCCGGGATGCTGACGCTGCTGCTGTTGGGCTGGCAGCTCGGCTGGTCGGATGAGCGGCTCGCGGCCGGCGCAACGGCAGGTTCGGCGATCGGCGGAATGGCCGGACTGATCGTGATTGCGGCTTATTGGCTGCGGGAGCGGGGGGCAGAGGGACAAAGGGTAGGACCAGCGGGACAAAAGTACGGTCAGTGGCAGGGACAAGAGTCTGGCCAAACGCATGGACAAGAGAAAGGTCAAGGACAAGAGCGGGGCCAGTTGCAGGGACAAGTGAAGGGTCAAGGACAAGAGCGGGATCAGTCGCAGGGACAAGTGAAGAGTCAGGGACAAGAGCTGGACCAGTGGCAGAGGCAAGAGCAGATTCCGGGGCAGGATCGAGGGCCGTTCAATGAGCCGCATGCCGTTGAACAAGAGAGAGGCCTGCTCCCCTTGATGCGCCGACTCGCGCTGTTGGCCATTCCCGTGACGCTGGGCGCGCTCGCTGTACCCGTGCTGAATGTCGTGGACGCGTTTACGGTTCCGCGCTTGCTGCGCGGAACCGGACTGGGCCAGGACGAGGCAATGTCGCTCTTCGGTCTGTACAGCCGTGGGCAGCCGCTTGTGCAGCTGGTCGTCATGGTTGCCGGCGCGATGGGCGGGGCGCTCGTTCCCGCGCTGGCGGGCTCCCGCGCGAGCGGAAATGCGGCCGCCGTCCGGCAGCAGGCGGCCCTCGTCATGCGCGCCGCGTGGGGCATCGGCGCAGCCGCTGCTTTCGGGCTCGCGCTGCTGGCCGAGCCCATTAATGTGATGTTGTACGCGGACGACGCCGGCTCGCGCACATTTGCCCTGGTCGGGTGCACGGCGCTTGCGGGAACCGTCAGCGCGCTTGCCGCGGCCGTGCTCCAAGGGCTGGGGGCGGTGCGTACCCCCGCCCTGCTTATGCTTGCCGCGGCGGTGTTGAAGGCGGCGTTCAATGCCGCCTTCGTGCCGGCGTTCGGCACGGCCGGCGCAGCCTGCGCCGGCATCGCTGCGCTCACGGCGGCCGCCCTGCTGGGCTCGGCGGCCGTCCGCCGCGCCGCCGGCGCGGCAGTGCCCGCGAGGAGCGCCGCGGGCATGGGACTCGCGCTCGCGATCATGGCCGCGGCGCTTGTCCTGGCCGAGCGCGGCGGGGCCCCGCTGCTCGGCCTTGTGCTGCCGCCGCGGGCGGCAGCCGCTGCGCTCGCGCTCGGCGGCACCGCTCTCGGCGGAGCGCTCTTCGCCGCCGCCGTGCTGCGCTTCGGCGGCGTTACCGCGCGCGAGCTGCGCGCGCTGCCGGGCGGCGATGCGCTCGCCGCCCGCTTGAGCCGCTGGCGCCTGCTGCCCAAAGGCGCCTAG
- the spoVT gene encoding stage V sporulation protein T — translation MKATGIVRRIDDLGRVVIPKEIRRTLRIREGDPLEIFVDRDGEVILKKYSPIGELGDFAKEYAESLSESTNHITLITDRDNIIAVAGAPKKEYLEKQIGAMLESCMDNRKTVVESGGGSFEVVKDIGESFTSFVAAPIVAGGDPIGTVVLLSKDEAVKMSQMETKMAETAAGFLAKQMEQ, via the coding sequence ATGAAAGCAACTGGAATTGTCCGTCGTATCGATGATCTCGGCAGGGTCGTCATTCCCAAGGAAATCCGCCGTACGCTGCGTATACGCGAGGGCGACCCGCTTGAAATTTTCGTCGATCGCGATGGCGAGGTTATTCTTAAAAAGTATTCCCCAATCGGTGAGCTGGGCGATTTCGCGAAGGAATATGCGGAGTCCCTTTCGGAGAGCACCAATCATATAACGCTCATTACGGACCGCGACAATATTATTGCCGTTGCCGGAGCGCCTAAGAAGGAATACTTGGAGAAGCAGATCGGCGCTATGCTCGAAAGCTGCATGGATAACCGCAAAACGGTCGTGGAATCCGGCGGCGGCTCGTTCGAGGTCGTCAAGGACATCGGCGAATCGTTCACTTCCTTCGTAGCTGCTCCGATCGTTGCCGGGGGAGATCCGATCGGGACGGTCGTGCTGCTGAGCAAAGACGAAGCGGTTAAGATGTCGCAAATGGAAACGAAGATGGCGGAAACCGCGGCCGGGTTCTTGGCTAAACAAATGGAGCAGTAG
- a CDS encoding ABC transporter ATP-binding protein: METAKKQEAVYTEPSDSAIGAFRAGTTNSGEIVISGLGKVYASKKSRFEALADIDLRIGSNEFVTIVGPSGCGKSTLLRIVAGLDELTDGSVTLDGDEVVGPGAERGMVFQGYTLFPWLTVRENIEYGPKLKGISTLERRTISNHFLKVIKLEKFASAYPKQLSGGMKQRVAIARALANRPKVLLMDEPFGALDAQTKLEMQEMLLEVWEKEKTTVLFITHDIEEAIFLSQRIVVMGANPGRILKTFHVKLPAQRTPEVREMPAFLALRRELGQLLKH, translated from the coding sequence ATGGAAACAGCCAAGAAGCAAGAAGCCGTATATACGGAACCTAGTGACTCCGCAATCGGCGCATTTCGCGCAGGGACGACAAATTCGGGCGAAATCGTCATTTCCGGCCTGGGGAAAGTGTATGCGTCGAAGAAAAGCAGGTTCGAGGCGCTTGCCGACATCGATCTGCGTATCGGGTCTAACGAGTTCGTAACGATCGTCGGACCGTCGGGCTGCGGCAAATCGACGCTGCTGCGCATCGTGGCCGGACTGGATGAGCTGACGGACGGCTCCGTCACGCTGGACGGCGATGAGGTCGTCGGGCCGGGCGCGGAACGGGGCATGGTGTTCCAAGGCTATACGCTGTTTCCTTGGCTGACCGTGCGCGAGAACATCGAGTACGGGCCGAAGCTGAAGGGGATTTCTACGCTGGAGCGGCGGACGATCAGCAATCATTTTCTGAAAGTGATCAAGCTGGAGAAGTTCGCCAGCGCCTATCCGAAGCAGCTTTCCGGGGGAATGAAGCAGCGGGTCGCAATCGCAAGGGCGCTCGCCAACCGGCCGAAAGTGCTGCTCATGGATGAACCGTTCGGGGCGTTGGATGCGCAGACGAAGCTGGAAATGCAGGAGATGCTGCTCGAGGTATGGGAGAAGGAGAAGACGACCGTGCTGTTCATCACCCACGATATCGAGGAAGCGATCTTCCTCTCCCAGCGGATCGTCGTTATGGGCGCGAATCCAGGCCGAATTCTAAAAACGTTCCACGTGAAACTTCCGGCGCAGCGAACGCCCGAAGTTCGGGAAATGCCGGCATTCCTGGCGCTGCGGCGCGAGCTGGGACAGTTGTTGAAGCATTAA